The proteins below are encoded in one region of Purpureocillium takamizusanense chromosome 11, complete sequence:
- the clc1 gene encoding Clathrin light chain (BUSCO:EOG09264XOC~COG:U~EggNog:ENOG503P0SF), producing MADRFPSLEDFDSGAQTDIKDPSAEPSADDFLAREKAVLGDDAQQFVTSDDVAALGEPGDDLLAQGDAAQSTFESQFPDLASPSAGTLGAPGATSITGPSVSYNSGYQARAEDEAEPEVIKEWRERRDAQIAKRAEQFAAQRQETIKEAQQNIDDFYENYNSKKEKGIAQTRKDAEQFLANQEDTVSGGTSWDRIAKLVDVSGKGTRGGAAGSGKERFREMLTSLRKDEKAPGATGY from the exons ATGGCTGACCGATTCCCCTCGCTCGAGGATTTTGATTCTGGAG CGCAAACCGACATCAAGGACCCTTCCGCCGAGCCATCCGCCGACGACTTTCTCGCCCGTGAAAAGGCCGTTTTGGGTGACGATGCACAACAATTCGTAACGAGCGATGATGTGGCGGCGCTCGGAGAGCCTGGCGATGACCTCCTCGCCCAAGGAGATGCCGCCCAATCTACATTCGAGTCTCAATTCCCCGATCTTGCCAGCCCTTCTGCC GGCACACTTGGCGCTCCCGGCGCTACGTCCATCACAGGTCCATCCGTGAGCTACAACTCGGGCTACCAAGCACGCGCAGAGGACGAGGCAGAGCCCGAGGTCATCAAGGAATGGAGAGAGCGTCGAGATGCGCAAATCGCCAAGAGAGCCGAGCAGTTCGCCGCGCAACGGCAAGAGACGATCAAGGAAGCGCAGCAGAATATTGACGACTTTTACGAAAACTACAACTCCAAAAAGGAGAAGGGTATTGCGCAGACACGCAAGGATGCAGAGCAATTTTTGGCCAATCAGGAGGATACAGTGTCGGGAGGAACGAGCTGGGATCGCATTGCGAAGCTCGTTGATGTCAGCGGCAAAGGCACCAGAGGTGGTGCGGCGGGGTCTGGAAAGGAACGCTTCCGCGAGATGCTGACTAGCCTACGAAAGGATGAGAAGGCTCCCGGTGCCACAGGCTACTGA
- a CDS encoding uncharacterized protein (COG:S~TransMembrane:1 (i75-95o)~EggNog:ENOG503P7JT) — MASFLRPNWFGILGHHVSSIHRAHTTTAIPHPPPHTTLRMGLVDAKNKVPEHQRYYQQAYRAHTRLWKIGSRSRWYMTPYLVVLWGGFGAAMYAAGRKITGHNTWFGKD, encoded by the exons ATGGCCTCATTTCTGCGTCCGAACTGGTTCGGCATCCTCGGTCACCACGTCTCGTCAATCCATCGGGCACATACGACAACCGCAATTCCGCATCCTCCGCCGCACACAACTCTCAGAATGGG cctcgtcgacgccaagAACAAGGTGCCTGAGCACCAGCGCTACTACCAGCAGGCTTATAGGGCGCACACCCGCCTCTGGAAGATT GGCTCCCGCAGCCGCTGGTACATGACGCCCTACCTCGTTGTCCTTTGGGGTGGCTTCGGAG CCGCCATGTACGCCGCTGGACGCAAGATTACCGGCCACAACACTTGGTTCGGCAAGGACTAA
- a CDS encoding uncharacterized protein (COG:S~EggNog:ENOG503NXG6): protein MRKSLQPLRRQPRSAFCLDTKASLKNCLSVLFGRGGAALAHSRVAPIASTARSISHRSPYQSSGPRSWESPDHRDALAQPPIWNTDGTRQGSARRNGGFGTDVTHAATKDDVNTKTLSHGEAHPADVGIHERKPALYPRDPSHNRVWSKFESMRDQGLLKIFTGPDADALRDEVLSAALLSDKRIATLATVAHQLYLEYGFRWSDLYMKVIHYFLDKGRYDDAVRWHLHLASTLPPGTEVFGALLSSFVIDPTPQIQSTLTTIYVSSTERGLYDYIIPTLFASGQSKLARTWRKKLILFNDLPGPDSKSRHFLRFLARYHPLIELTAQELATAGLRGSGCRTNAIRSAEPAATMDHEHHPGHYSDALVAKWFASTWTSVEFAINLVHRLGLKIVGPRSLQSLALREPNAKDVAGRIAQTERLGIEISSQAYCKALVFFARQGEDELLSDLLSCDIHPDEFEDVETRQLLLAAAVRQGDWQRERLLQRIEWAIESGQSSRRLNSLLRSEFSKRRMGQTRLVLDRMDALRVQMAQSNATQLLERLFVGLSWHPPKHARRRQPNAPVDPNSPLNQAIDITRRIACHDVAIPTRYWRVLLYNLGRTGRFEELEQLCLEIVQIYTPPYGGLIPVHVEDLPATAVDEVPLAPSRPRKSHNLPSDAKAEDDKTMTRSSSPNETRGSGSVESMVVRQGKRMQQQDCNLSPNSDWAKAPTEDVANNQLEMEPDESFGNQNCYGRQSQSRMVESRSTYSGGKEDIPADLPFSHREHPVQLIFDARLQRAIVRWGFDHTLASQPTGPSLLNIRCPGTLDFDVACGVHLLALLRDQGVLIDMQVLRKAVISRIALAQVPGRRRDRSRDVNELSIENLKRLVDEAWGEEVMPSLPDLERELERQKPRLWKRYPILFGKAFDKRQRDEEEG from the coding sequence ATGCGAAAGAGCTTGCAACCCCTTCGACGGCAACCTCGCTCGGCCTTTTGCCTAGACACTAAAGCGTCCTTAAAAAACTGCCTCAGCGTACTATtcggtcgcggcggcgctgccctAGCACATTCTCGCGTTGCGCCCATCGCTTCGACCGCCCGATCGATATCCCACCGGTCGCCATACCAAAGTAGTGGCCCGCGAAGCTGGGAGTCGCCAGACCACCGGGACGCGTTGGCACAGCCGCCAATATGGAACACAGACGGGACTAGGCAGGGTAGCGCCCGGAGGAACGGAGGTTTTGGAACGGACGTCACGCACGCCGCGACCAAAGACGATGTCAATACGAAGACGCTGAGCCATGGCGAAGCACACCCGGCAGATGTTGGAATTCATGAACGCAAACCCGCTTTGTACCCCCGGGACCCCAGTCATAACCGCGTTTGGAGCAAATTCGAATCGATGCGGGACCAGGGGTTGCTGAAGATCTTCACTGGGCCCGACGCTGATGCTCTTCGCGACGAGGTCCTATCAGCTGCGTTGCTCAGCGACAAGCGCATTGCTACGCTCGCTACTGTGGCTCATCAGTTGTATCTCGAATACGGGTTTCGATGGTCAGATCTGTACATGAAGGTCATTCATTACTTTCTCGACAAAGGGCGATATGATGACGCTGTACGATGGCATCTGCATTTGGCTTCAACACTTCCACCTGGAACAGAAGTCTTCGGTGCTTTGCTCTCAAGTTTCGTCATTGACCCCACTCCGCAGATTCAGAGCACTTTGACGACGATTTACGTCTCCAGCACGGAACGAGGACTCTACGATTATATCATACCCACCTTGTTTGCGTCTGGCCAGTCGAAGCTTGCTCGCACATGGCGCAAGAAGCTCATCTTGTTCAATGATCTTCCTGGTCCAGACTCGAAATCACGCCACTTCCTCCGTTTTCTTGCCAGATACCATCCCTTAATTGAACTGACGGCACAAGAGCTAGCCACAGCAGGACTCAGAGGCTCCGGTTGTCGTACAAACGCAATAAGGTCTGCCGAGCCAGCGGCGACCATGGACCACGAACACCATCCAGGCCATTACAGCGACGCCCTAGTGGCTAAGTGGTTTGCCAGCACATGGACGTCTGTCGAATTCGCCATCAACCTTGTTCATAGGCTTGGCTTGAAAATCGTTGGGCCCAGATCGCTTCAGTCGCTTGCGCTGCGCGAGCCGAACGCCAAGGACGTTGCAGGTCGTATCGCTCAGACTGAGAGACTTGGGATAGAAATATCTTCCCAGGCGTATTGCAAGGCGCTGGTGTTCTTTGCCAGGCAAGGAGAGGATGAGCTGCTCAGCGATTTACTGTCGTGTGATATTCACCCAGATGAGTTTGAAGATGTGGAGACACGGCAACTGCtactggccgccgccgtccgtcaaGGCGATTGGCAACGAGAACGGCTGCTGCAGCGTATCGAATGGGCCATCGAATCTGGGCAATCCTCGCGGCGTCTCAACTCATTGTTACGCAGCGAATTCTCTAAGCGCCGGATGGGTCAGACACGACTCGTCTTAGACCGCATGGACGCACTAAGGGTGCAAATGGCTCAGAGTAATGCCACGCAGCTCCTGGAGCGTCTTTTTGTTGGCCTCAGTTGGCATCCTCCGAAGCATGCCCGCCGAAGACAACCCAACGCTCCTGTCGACCCCAATTCACCACTCAACCAAGCCATCGACATCACACGCCGCATAGCCTGCCATGACGTCGCGATTCCGACAAGATATTGGAGAGTCCTTCTCTATAACTTGGGACGGACTGGCCGTTTTGAGGAACTAGAGCAACTCTGCTTGGAGATCGTACAAATTTACACGCCGCCCTACGGTGGGTTGATTCCGGTACATGTTGAGGATCTCCCTGCAACAgccgtggacgaggtgcCTCTTGCTCCCTCAAGACCACGGAAATCGCACAACCTCCCAAGCGACGCAAAGGCAGAGGATGACAAGACAATGACaagatcgtcgtcgcccaacgAAACAAGAGGCTCAGGCTCGGTTGAGAGCATGGTCGTCCGGCAGGGCAAGAgaatgcagcagcaggactGCAATCTATCGCCAAACTCGGACTGGGCTAAAGCTCCCACCGAAGACGTTGCCAATAATCAACTGGAGATGGAACCCGATGAGAGCTTCGGCAATCAGAATTGCTACGGCAGGCAAAGCCAAAGTAGAATGGTGGAATCTCGTTCCACGTACTCCGGCGGGAAAGAGGACATCCCCGCAGACCTACCGTTCTCGCATCGGGAGCACCCCGTACAACTCATTTTTGACGCACGGTTGCAGCGTGCCATTGTCCGTTGGGGTTTCGATCACACATTGGCTTCGCAGCCCACCGGACCCTCCTTACTTAACATCAGGTGCCCAGGAACATTGGATTTCGACGTTGCCTGTGGTGTGCATCTACTCGCACTTTTGCGAGACCAGGGGGTTTTGATCGACATGCAAGTGCTGCGGAAGGCCGTCATATCCCGCATTGCACTCGCTCAGGTccctgggcggcgcagggACCGTTCAAGAGACGTCAATGAACTGTCAATTGAGAATTTGAAGCGATTGGTGGACGAGGCTTGGGGCGAGGAGGTCATGCCTAGCTTGCCAGACCTGGAACGAGAGCTTGAGCGACAGAAACCTAGGCTGTGGAAACGATACCCCATATTATTCGGCAAAGCATTTGACAAGAGGCAAcgggacgaagaggaaggaTAA
- the tlg2 gene encoding t-SNARE affecting a late Golgi compartment protein 2 (EggNog:ENOG503NYTG~COG:U~TransMembrane:1 (i323-340o)), with protein MWRDRTNLYISYRQSYAHHPKQRSGYGGGGASGSGPYSDAYSSGSYAQEDRRGLLSSGAFEDDGDAVIEMDLLPPRWADISDEITELLADIATKGQRLEKLHQKHVLPGFNDDEAKRAEESQIEKLTQEITKGFHQCHRCIQRVEQMVRESKQSGTITRAEETMAKNIQISLATRVQEASANFRKKQSAYLKKLRDMGGLGTFSPAERSSTPQPGSYLDPSLQESDADRSFSQSTLQAATKQKMLHSNDAAIAQREREIEDIAQGIIELSDLFRDLQTMVIDQGTMLDRIDYNVERMNEDVKGADKELKVASGYQRRTTKRKIILLLILIIVGLFILLLIKPKKKDS; from the exons ATGTGGCGGGATCGCACTAATCT CTACATCTCCTACCGACAGTCGTATGCGCATCATCCCAAACAGCGCAGCGGGtacggaggaggcggcgcatcgGGCTCGGGGCCCTACTCAGATGCCTACTCGAGCGGCAGCTATGCGCAGGAGGaccggcgcgggctgctcTCAAGCGGCGCcttcgaggacgatggcgacgctgtgATCGAGATGGACCTGCTGCCACCGCGCTGGGCCGACATCTCGGACGAGATCACCGAGCTTCTTGCGGACATTGCGACAAAGGGCCAGaggctggagaagctgcacCAGAAACATGTTCTACCGGgcttcaacgacgacgaggccaagagGGCAGAGGAGTCTCAGATCGAGAAGCTCACCCAGGAGATCACAAAGGGCTTCCATCAGTGCCATCGCTGCATCCAACGCGTCGAGCAGATGGTGCGTGAGTCCAAACAGTCGGGCACTATCACAAGAGCCGAGGAGACTATGGCCAAGAACATTCAAATATCCCTAGCGACAAGGGTACAGGAAGCAAGCGCCAACTTTCGCAAGAAGCAGAGCGCTTATCTCAAAA AGCTTCGAGATATGGGAGGTCTCGGCACGTTCAGTCCTGCTGAGAGGTCATCGACACCGCAGCCCGGATCGTACCTAGACCCGTCACTACAGGAGTCGGACGCCGATCGCTCGTTCTCCCAGTCCACGCTGCAGGCAGCTACGAAACAGAAGATGCTCCATTCTAATGACGCCGCAATCGCTCAACGAGAACGCGAAATCGAGGACATTGCGCAGGGCATCATCGAATTGTCTGATCTCTTCCGAGACCTGCAAACAATGGTCATCGACCAAGGAACCATGCTGGATAGGATTGACTATAACGTTGAACGAATGAATGAGGACGTCAAGGGAGCTGACAAGGAGCTGAAGGTTGCGTCAGGGTATCAACGAAGAACGACCAAGAGGAAGATCATACTGCTTCTCATTCTCATCATTGTCGGGCTTTTCATCCTTCTTCTGAtcaagcccaagaagaaaGACTCTTGA
- the CMD1 gene encoding Calmodulin (EggNog:ENOG503NVWG~COG:T) yields the protein MADSLTEEQVSEFKEAFSLFDKDGDGQITTKELGTVMRSLGQNPSESELQDMINEVDADNNGTIDFPEFLTMMARKMKDTDSEEEIREAFKVFDRDNNGFISAAELRHVMTSIGEKLTDDEVDEMIREADQDGDGRIDYNEFVQLMMQK from the exons ATG GCTGATTCCCTTACCGAAGAGCAGGTGTCCGAGTTCAAGGAGGCCTTCTCCCTCTTT GACAaggacggtgatg GCCAGATCACCACTAAGGAGCTGGGCACCGTCATGCGCTCGCTGGGCCAGAACCCTTCCGAGTCGGAGCTTCAGGACATGATCAATGAGGTTGATGCCGACAACAACGGCACCATCGATTTTCCTG AGTTCCTGACCATGATGGCACGGAAAATGAAGGACACCGATTCCGAGGAAGAGATTCGAGAGGCTTTCAAG GTTTTCGACCGGGACAACAACGGCTTCATCTCTGCTGCGGAGCTGCGCCATGTCATGACCTCGATTGGAGAGAAactcaccgacgacgaggtcgacgagatGATCCGCGAGGCCGACCAGGACGGCGATGGTCGGATTGACT ACAACGAGTTTGTCCAGCTCATGATGCAGAAGTAA
- the APL4 gene encoding clathrin associated protein complex large subunit (COG:U~EggNog:ENOG503NU8A) — MSSLKQFIRNVRAAKTIADERAVIQKESAAIRASFREESADHGVRRNNVAKLLYLFTLGERTHFGQIECLKLLASPRFADKRLGHLATSLLLDENQEVLTLVTNSLKNDLGHSNQYIVGLALCTLGNIASVEMSRDLFPEIETLISTSNPYIRRKAALCAMRICRKVPDLQEHFLEKAAHLLADRNHGVLLCGLTLVTSLCEADEEEGGEEGIVEKFRQFVPGLVKTLKGLSTSGYAPEHDVTGITDPFLQVKILRLLRVLAVGDAHTSEQINDILAQVATNTDSSKNVGNSILYEAVLTILDIEADSGLRVLGVNILGKFLTNRDNNIRYVALNTLIKVVAIEPNAVQRHRNTILECLRDPDISIRRRALELSFTLINESNVRVLIRELLAFLEVADNEFKPTMTSQIGIAADKFAPNKRWHFDTMLRVLSLAGNYVKEQILSSFVRLIATTSELQTYAVQKLYTNLKKDITQESLTQAGAWCVGEYADALLKGGQYEAEELVQEVKESDIVDLFTLILNSSYATQVSTEYIVTALMKLTTRFTDAAQVERVRRILQTHLTSLDVEVQQRAVEYSNLFSFDQIRRGVLEKMPPPQIKEESRVLGPAPTKKAKAANRKSRVIKPTEQDLLDIMDAPATAQATNGSQATNSDLLADILGGGGAPPSGSGPASPVPQQSNMSSIMDLFGPSPGQSSPSPAAVPAGLDALGSAATPPPQQQQHATPQPSGIPCYDSNDLNVTFQVQRNAEGTIQATARFQNTSGSSTLSNVSLQAAVPKSQKLQLLGISSTVLAPGAVATQMMRVTGCKGQLRLRLRIGYTHPTAGQVLDQVNWTEPS, encoded by the exons ATGAGCTCAT TAAAGCAGTTCATACGCAACGTTCGCGCCGCCAAGACTATCGCAGACGAACGAGCGGTCATCCAAAAGGAGAGTGCCGCCATTCGCGCCAGCTTCCGCGAAGAGAGCGCTGATCACGGCGTCAG GCGTAACAATGTTGCTAAACTTCTATACCTCTTCACCCTTGGCGAGCGCACACACTTCGGCCAGATCGAGTGTCTGAAGCTCCTGGCGTCTCCCCGCTTCGCGGACAAGCGCCTGGGTCACCTTGCCACGAGCttgctcctcgacgagaacCAGGAGGTGCTCACGTTGGTGACGAACTCTTTAAAGAA TGACCTTGGCCACTCCAACCAATATATAGTCGGGCTCGCCCTCTGCACACTCGGAAACATCGCGTCAGTCGAAATGTCCCGCGATCTTTTCCCCGAAATCGAGACGCTCATCTCCACATCCAACCCGTACATTCGAAGAAAAGCAGCGCTTTGTGCCATGCGGATATGCCGCAAAGTTCCAGACTTGCAGGAGCATTTCCTGGAGAAAGCCGCCCACCTTCTGGCCGACAGAAATCATGGCGTACTTCTCTGTGGTCTTACTCTGGTAACTAGTCTTtgcgaggcggacgaggaggaaggtgGAGAGGAGGGCATCGTCGAAAAGTTCAGGCAATTCGTTCCCGGCTTGGTCAAGACCCTCAAGGGCCTATCGACCTCGGGCTACGCCCCGGAGCATGATGTCACCGGCATCACAGACCCGTTCCTTCAAGTCAAGATCCTCCGGTTGCTTCGTGTGCTCGCAGTAGGGGATGCACACACAAGTGAGCAGATCAACGACATTCTTGCGCAGGTCGCAACAAACACGGACTCGTCCAAGAACGTTGGCAACTCTATTCTCTACGAGGCTGTTCTCACGATCCTCGACATCGAGGCTGACTCAGGTCTGAGGGTCCTCGGCGTGAATATCCTGGGCAAGTTCCTCACCAACAGAGACAACAACATCCGCTACGTCGCCCTGAACACACTCATCAaggtcgtcgccatcgaaCCCAATGCTGTCCAGAGACACCGGAATACGATCTTGGAATGTCTACGAGACCCCGACATCAGCATCAGGAGAAGGGCGCTTGAGCTCAGTTTTACGCTCATCAACGAGAGTAACGTCCGAGTTCTCATTCGGGAGCTGCTTGCGTTCCTCGAAGTTGCCGACAATGAATTCAAGCCCACCATGACCAGCCAGATTGGCATTGCGGCGGACAAGTTTGCACCCAACAAGAGGTGGCATTTTGACACGATGCTGCGGGTTCTCTCACTGGCGGGCAACTATGTCAAGGAGCAGATCCTGTCTTCATTTGTCCGCTTGATCGCGACAACCTCAGAGCTCCAGACGTACGCCGTTCAGAAGCTCTACACCAACCTCAAGAAAGACATTACTCAGGAGAGTTTGACGCAGGCCGGGGCCTGGTGTGTGGGCGAGTATGCCGATGCGCTACTCAAGGGTGGGCAGTACGAGGCAGAGGAGCTCGTTCAAGAGGTCAAGGAGAGTGATATTGTCGATTTGTTCACGCTCATACTCAACAGCAGCTATGCCACCCAAGTCTCCACCGAGTATATCGTCACGGCGCTCATGAAACTCACCACGAGGTTCACGGACGCGGCGCAGGTTGAGCGGGTCCGCCGCATCTTGCAGACGCACCTGACGAGCTTGGACGTTGAGGTGCAGCAGCGAGCTGTCGAGTATAGCAACCTCTTCTCATTCGACCAAATTCGCCGTGGTGTGCTGGAGAAAATGCCGCCACCACAGATCAAGGAGGAGTCCAGGGTCCTAGGCCCCGCGCCGACTAAGAAGGCAAAGGCTGCGAACCGGAAATCCAGGGTCATCAAGCCCACCGAGCAGGATCTGCTCGATATTATGGACGCCCCAGCGACTGCTCAGGCCACGAACGGCTCCCAAGCTACAAACTCCGATCTTCTCGCTGACATtctgggaggcggcggcgcgccaccctcgggctcgggcccGGCGTCACCTGTGCCACAGCAGTCGAACATGTCGTCTATCATGGACCTCTTCGGCCCCAGCCCTGGGcagtcctcgccgtcgcctgctgCCGTCCCGGCTGGCCTCGATGCCCTAGGCTCTGCCGCTACTCCTCCgcctcaacagcagcagcacgcgaCACCACAGCCAAGCGGAATCCCTTGTTACGACTCCAACGACCTGAACGTGACCTTCCAGGTCCAGCGTAACGCCGAGGGGACGATACAAGCCACGGCGAGGTTTCAAAACACGTCGGGCTCCTCGACATTGTCGAATGTGAGCCTCCAGGCTGCAGTGCCCAAGTCTCAAaagctgcagctcctcggaATCTCGTCCACAGTGCTCGCACCCGGTGCCGTGGCCACACAGATGATGCGAGTGACTGGCTGCAAAGGA CAACTCCGACTGCGCCTGCGTATTGGATACACGCACCCCACGGCAGGTCAGGTGTTGGACCAAGTGAACTGGACTGAGCCGTCGTGA
- a CDS encoding uncharacterized protein (COG:C~COG:H~EggNog:ENOG503P2EC), with protein sequence MAAATRPGHLERTAEEPRDERLHEVRLSRVEQVNERIRLFRLELQSGQAAKFMPGQWLDTYVPGIAKAGGFTITSVPSSGGAAGKAADAEPPPPPYFELAVQESPDNEVAAWLWRAPEEIVGALLRVRIGGSFVFPPLAAPTEASSSVRQHGQQQWNIGTVRNVFFVAGGVGINPLVSMLGALAETSQPPGGDRDAPHVYVLYATKMPASGNLSHVLFLERVARWFDEGRLRGLLRVYVTDGRGGARLPPEGACTLHGAQVEIRHGRIVEGQVRAMVGSQDPGTSLVYVCGPPTMTDQMVASLTSRAEGSPIIDPGLVLTEKWW encoded by the exons ATGGCTGCCGCGACCAGACCAGGGCATCTCGAGCggacggcggaggagccgAGAGACGAG CGGCTCCACGAGGTGAGGCTCAGTCGGGTAGAGCAAGTCAACGAACGGATAAGGCTGTTTCGTCTCGAGCTCCAGTCCGGGCAGGCAGCAAAG tTCATGCCCGGCCAATGGCTAGACACGTACGTGCCGGGCATTGCGAAAGCGGGAGGCTTCACCATCAcctcggtgccgtcgtccggcggcgctgctggcaaGGCTGCCGATGCtgaaccgccgccgccgccgtacttTGAGCTCGCGGTGCAGGAGTCCCCCGACAACGAGGTCGCGGCATGGCTCTGGAGGGCGCCGGAGGAGATTGTGGGAGCGTTGCTACGGGTGCGCATCGGCGGGAGCTTCGTGTTCCCCCCTCTGGCGGCGCCTACAGAGGCGAGTTCGAGCGTGCGGCAACATGGACAGCAGCAGTGGAACATTGGCACCGTCCGGAACGTCTTCtttgtcgccggcggcgttggcatcAACCCGCTCGTGAGCATGCTGGGCGCTCTCGCCGAAACAAGCCAgccccccggcggcgaccgcGACGCGCCTCACGTCTACGTCTTGTACGCGACGAAGATGCCGGCGAGCGGCAACCTCAGCCACGTGCTGTTCCTGGAGAGGGTCGCGAGATGGTTCGATGAGGGTCGCTTGCGGGGCCTGCTACGAGTCTACGTCACCGATGGTAGAGGGGGAGCTCGCCTCCCGCCAGAGGGGGCATGCACACTGCACGGCGCCCAGGTCGAGATCCGGCACGGCCGCATTGTCGAGGGACAGGTCCGGGCCATGGTCGGGAGCCAGGATCCCGGGACCAGCCTTGTGTATGTCTGCGGCCCGCCGACAATGACGGATCAAATGGTCGCGTCGCTCACGTCGCGAGCTGAGGGCAGCCCCATCATAGACCCTGGGCTCGTCTTAACGGAGAAGTGGTGGTAA